From a single Methanofollis sp. W23 genomic region:
- a CDS encoding DNA-directed DNA polymerase II large subunit: MVAVSPSMAEYFKLLEKNLNTVLKVAEEARAKDFDPRTTIEIPLANDLGDRVEALLGIKGVAARIRELETQMSREEVSLKIGDDFAAKMFGEETREEVADHAIRTAVGLLTEGVVAAPTEGIAKIGFGKNDDGTEYLKIYYAGPIRSAGGTAQALSVLVGDYVRQQIGIDRYKPRTEEVERYVEELKQYNGIQSMQYMPSDDEIRLIIKNCPVCIDGEPTEREEVSGYRNLERVETNTVRGGMCLVVAEGLALKAPKVMKNVKKMKMEGWDWLQQIIDGASSSDDDEEEEPGVHPKDKYIRDLIGGRPVFSYPMRTGGFRLRYGRSRNTGFAAAGFNPASLHILGDYLAVGTQMKTERPGKAAGVVPVDTIEGPTVRLKSGEVRRVDDAEEAKQIIPQIEKILDIGEILISYGEFLENNHPLIPPTYCEEWWLLEGGPRHPECEIEAIEFALEGAPLHPGYTWCWDDLDPAQIRWLADEVSAHGRVEDGALRISDSPGLREVLDVLLIPRTVEDGEVVLRTPLAFLACLGLTLTLEKRPVWEDAPDAPSLALVSHLSGFTVRSRGGTRIGGRMGRPGKSKPREMKPAPHVLFPVGEAGGARRSVQTAGSYRPRSNRDGGTIHAELGERRCPSCGEVTFKNHCPSCGGHTDPVWRCPKCNRETEGRICPACEGATVCLQEVDLPIKEEYDEALKALQMNHNALKLVKGVKGLISAERTVEPLEKGILRALHGLYVFKDGTVRYDMIDLPVTHFRPQEVGASVERLRAIGYTHDYNGVELTRPDQVLELRCQDIMVSELCGEWLLKVSQFVDDLLERFYGLPRFYNAEKPADLIGQMLMGLAPHTSAGVLCRLIGFTKAQVGYAHPFFHAAKRRNCFQGDTLIRVMEEGRWREVPVSQFVLENFDLSRPGLDQAGTHWSEPKHRATVLAVDSQGNVRPRRVTAVSVHRAPNHLIRFETARGRSLEVTPEHTMLVWDLCYLRKIMAMEVKVGDRVPVMEGGGVVSDTVTRVDYLQCPDEAVYCLTVAEDHTLAANGIFCGQCDGDEDCVMLLLDGLINFSRTFLPETRGGSMDAPLVLTSRLDPKEVDKESHNVDVVDHYPLALYEAALAFAPPKDLEKVIDHVDLRLGTPAQYEGFRFTHDTADLSAGPLESTYTKLGTMLEKMEAELELAEMIRAVDEDDVAERVLNTHFIRDLMGNLRAFASQTVRCTKCGRKYRRMPLSGKCTRCGGKILQTVHEASVKKYLTMSRNLCKKYDISAYTTQRVEVLDMAILSTFGEEKEKQLGLADFM, translated from the coding sequence ATGGTAGCGGTTTCCCCGTCGATGGCTGAATACTTCAAACTGCTTGAGAAAAACCTCAATACAGTCCTGAAGGTGGCGGAGGAGGCGCGGGCCAAGGACTTTGACCCGCGCACCACGATCGAGATCCCGCTGGCCAACGACCTCGGCGACCGGGTCGAGGCCCTTCTTGGAATTAAAGGCGTCGCCGCGCGGATCAGGGAACTCGAAACCCAGATGTCCCGTGAAGAGGTCTCCCTCAAGATCGGCGACGACTTTGCCGCAAAGATGTTCGGGGAAGAGACCCGTGAAGAGGTCGCCGACCACGCGATCAGGACGGCGGTGGGGCTCCTCACCGAAGGGGTGGTGGCGGCGCCGACCGAGGGGATCGCGAAGATCGGGTTTGGCAAGAACGACGACGGCACCGAATATCTCAAGATCTATTATGCCGGCCCGATCCGTTCTGCCGGCGGGACGGCCCAGGCCCTCTCGGTCCTGGTCGGGGACTATGTCCGCCAGCAGATCGGGATCGACCGCTACAAGCCCAGGACCGAAGAGGTGGAGCGCTATGTCGAGGAGCTCAAGCAGTACAACGGCATCCAGTCGATGCAGTACATGCCAAGCGACGACGAGATCAGGCTGATCATCAAGAACTGCCCGGTCTGTATCGACGGGGAACCGACCGAACGCGAGGAGGTCTCAGGCTACCGCAACCTGGAACGGGTGGAGACGAACACGGTGCGGGGCGGGATGTGCCTGGTCGTCGCCGAAGGGTTGGCCCTCAAGGCCCCGAAGGTGATGAAGAACGTCAAGAAGATGAAGATGGAGGGGTGGGACTGGCTCCAGCAGATCATCGACGGGGCTTCGAGTTCTGACGACGATGAAGAGGAAGAGCCCGGTGTCCACCCGAAGGACAAATATATCCGCGATCTCATCGGCGGCCGTCCGGTCTTCTCGTATCCGATGCGCACCGGAGGGTTTCGGCTGCGCTACGGCCGGTCCAGGAACACCGGGTTTGCCGCGGCAGGGTTCAATCCCGCCTCCCTCCACATCCTCGGTGACTACCTGGCCGTCGGCACCCAGATGAAGACCGAACGTCCCGGCAAGGCGGCCGGGGTGGTGCCGGTCGACACCATCGAGGGCCCGACCGTCCGCCTGAAGTCAGGGGAGGTGCGGCGGGTCGACGACGCCGAGGAAGCAAAGCAGATCATCCCGCAGATCGAGAAGATCCTGGACATCGGGGAGATCTTGATCAGTTATGGCGAGTTCCTGGAGAACAACCACCCCCTCATCCCGCCGACTTACTGCGAGGAGTGGTGGCTCCTTGAAGGCGGCCCCCGCCACCCTGAGTGCGAGATCGAGGCGATCGAGTTTGCCCTGGAAGGCGCCCCCCTCCACCCGGGCTACACCTGGTGCTGGGACGACCTCGACCCGGCCCAGATCAGGTGGCTTGCCGACGAGGTCTCGGCCCATGGCCGGGTCGAGGACGGTGCGCTCAGGATCTCGGACAGCCCGGGACTCAGGGAGGTGCTGGACGTGCTCCTCATCCCACGCACGGTCGAGGACGGCGAGGTGGTGCTCAGGACCCCCCTCGCCTTCCTGGCCTGCCTGGGGCTCACTCTCACTCTTGAGAAACGGCCGGTCTGGGAGGATGCTCCCGACGCCCCCTCTCTTGCCCTCGTCTCTCACCTCTCAGGGTTCACGGTCAGGTCGCGGGGCGGGACCAGGATCGGGGGACGGATGGGCCGGCCAGGCAAGTCCAAACCCCGTGAGATGAAACCCGCGCCTCACGTGCTCTTCCCGGTCGGCGAGGCGGGCGGGGCGCGGCGTTCAGTTCAGACCGCAGGATCGTACCGCCCCAGGAGCAACCGGGACGGTGGGACGATCCATGCCGAACTCGGCGAGCGCCGGTGTCCCTCCTGCGGCGAGGTCACCTTCAAGAACCACTGTCCCTCCTGCGGCGGGCATACTGACCCGGTCTGGCGGTGCCCCAAATGCAACCGCGAGACCGAGGGGCGGATCTGTCCGGCCTGCGAAGGAGCGACGGTCTGTCTCCAGGAGGTGGACCTCCCGATCAAGGAGGAGTACGACGAGGCCCTCAAGGCCCTCCAGATGAACCACAACGCTTTGAAGTTGGTCAAGGGCGTCAAAGGCTTGATATCGGCCGAGAGGACGGTGGAGCCGCTCGAAAAAGGGATCCTCCGCGCCCTCCATGGGCTGTACGTCTTCAAGGACGGCACGGTCCGCTATGACATGATCGATCTTCCTGTCACTCACTTCAGGCCGCAGGAGGTGGGGGCGAGCGTCGAGCGCCTCAGGGCGATCGGCTACACCCACGACTACAATGGCGTCGAACTGACCAGGCCAGACCAGGTGCTTGAACTGCGGTGCCAGGACATCATGGTCTCCGAACTCTGCGGAGAGTGGCTCCTGAAGGTCTCCCAGTTCGTCGACGATCTTCTGGAGCGTTTCTACGGTCTCCCGCGGTTTTACAACGCGGAAAAACCTGCCGACCTTATCGGGCAGATGCTCATGGGACTTGCCCCGCACACGAGTGCCGGGGTACTCTGCCGCCTCATCGGGTTCACGAAGGCCCAGGTCGGCTATGCCCACCCCTTTTTCCATGCGGCGAAACGGCGGAACTGTTTCCAGGGCGACACCCTGATCAGGGTGATGGAGGAGGGGCGCTGGCGCGAGGTGCCGGTGAGTCAGTTCGTGCTGGAGAACTTCGACCTTTCCCGTCCTGGCCTGGACCAGGCCGGGACCCACTGGTCAGAACCAAAACACCGTGCCACCGTCCTCGCCGTCGACTCGCAGGGCAATGTCCGCCCCCGTCGGGTGACCGCGGTCTCGGTCCACCGCGCTCCCAATCACCTCATCAGGTTCGAGACGGCCAGGGGCCGGAGCCTGGAGGTGACACCCGAGCACACGATGCTGGTCTGGGACCTCTGCTATCTCAGGAAGATCATGGCAATGGAGGTGAAGGTCGGCGACCGCGTCCCGGTGATGGAGGGCGGAGGCGTCGTCTCCGACACCGTGACCAGGGTGGACTATCTCCAGTGTCCCGACGAGGCGGTCTACTGCCTGACCGTCGCCGAGGACCACACGCTCGCGGCGAACGGGATCTTCTGCGGGCAGTGCGACGGCGACGAGGACTGCGTGATGCTCCTCCTCGACGGGCTGATCAACTTCTCGCGCACGTTCCTGCCCGAGACGCGGGGCGGGTCGATGGATGCCCCGCTCGTGCTCACCTCCCGCCTCGACCCCAAAGAGGTGGACAAGGAGAGCCACAACGTCGATGTCGTCGACCACTATCCGCTCGCGCTCTATGAGGCGGCCCTCGCCTTCGCACCACCCAAGGACCTGGAGAAGGTCATCGACCATGTCGACCTCCGTCTGGGCACGCCGGCGCAGTACGAGGGTTTTCGTTTTACTCACGACACTGCCGATCTCTCTGCAGGACCCCTGGAGTCCACCTACACCAAACTCGGGACGATGCTCGAGAAGATGGAGGCTGAACTCGAACTCGCCGAGATGATCAGAGCGGTAGACGAGGACGATGTGGCAGAGCGGGTCTTGAACACTCATTTCATCCGCGACCTGATGGGCAATCTTCGCGCCTTCGCTTCCCAGACCGTGCGGTGCACCAAGTGCGGCCGGAAATATCGGCGCATGCCCCTCTCTGGCAAGTGCACGCGGTGCGGGGGCAAGATCCTCCAGACGGTCCATGAGGCGTCGGTGAAGAAATATCTCACGATGAGCCGGAATCTCTGCAAGAAGTATGACATCTCAGCGTACACCACGCAGCGGGTCGAGGTGCTGGACATGGCGATCCTCTCGACCTTCGGGGAGGAGAAGGAGAAACAACTGGGACTTGCCGACTTTATGTGA
- a CDS encoding HEAT repeat domain-containing protein: MAEVRRAIVAAALLFMGVLVVLVLTGVPSFPLSLLLALLTGTALLVAGVLLLGRRSGKNPLRDLQSRDPDVRYLAARALGESGDPAAIGPLEKVLADEETGVRWAALEALGAIGTPALPVLIGLLDSRDVDLRWGAAVTLGEVGDPAAVGPLGAALADPDRYVRTRAALALAVIGGPSCAVLTSAVASPDPEVRWAAALALGRIASPACVPALCSLLADPDPQVRWKAAEGLGAIGNEEAVFALIPLLADPDPGVKAGAVDALAGTGSEAAGMVVEGLKMRDRWFGAVDTLREMGAAARPALHAALDWENPWVRIGAAMVLAEEGDEAGTAALFAALDDPDPDVRDAARQTLSAGLRRENEGGSDRGVI, from the coding sequence GGAGTGCCATCTTTTCCCCTGTCTCTTCTCCTTGCTCTGCTCACCGGGACCGCGCTCCTCGTCGCCGGCGTTCTTCTCCTCGGGCGGCGGTCAGGAAAGAACCCCCTCCGTGACCTCCAGAGCCGCGATCCGGACGTCCGCTACCTGGCGGCGAGGGCCCTTGGCGAATCCGGCGATCCGGCGGCGATCGGGCCCCTTGAAAAGGTCCTTGCAGACGAGGAGACAGGCGTGAGGTGGGCGGCCCTTGAGGCCCTCGGGGCGATCGGCACCCCGGCGCTCCCGGTCCTGATCGGGCTCCTTGATTCAAGGGACGTCGACCTCAGGTGGGGGGCGGCCGTGACCCTCGGCGAGGTCGGCGACCCTGCGGCCGTTGGCCCCCTGGGTGCGGCCCTCGCCGATCCTGACCGGTATGTCAGGACAAGGGCGGCCCTGGCCCTTGCGGTCATCGGGGGGCCTTCCTGCGCCGTCCTCACCAGTGCAGTCGCGTCACCCGACCCTGAGGTCAGATGGGCCGCCGCCCTCGCTCTCGGTCGGATCGCCTCGCCTGCGTGCGTCCCTGCTCTCTGTTCCCTCCTTGCCGACCCCGACCCCCAGGTGAGATGGAAGGCCGCCGAGGGCCTCGGGGCGATCGGGAACGAGGAAGCGGTCTTCGCCCTGATCCCGCTCCTTGCCGACCCCGACCCCGGGGTAAAAGCCGGGGCCGTGGACGCCCTTGCCGGGACCGGGTCTGAAGCCGCTGGCATGGTGGTCGAGGGGTTGAAGATGCGTGACCGGTGGTTTGGTGCGGTGGACACTCTCAGGGAGATGGGGGCCGCCGCTCGTCCGGCCCTCCATGCCGCCCTTGACTGGGAAAATCCCTGGGTGCGGATCGGGGCGGCCATGGTCCTGGCAGAGGAAGGGGACGAGGCTGGGACCGCCGCCCTCTTCGCCGCCCTCGACGATCCCGACCCCGACGTCCGCGACGCCGCGAGGCAGACCCTCTCGGCCGGGCTGAGGCGGGAGAATGAGGGGGGGAGTGACCGCGGCGTGATCTGA